Proteins from a genomic interval of Sphingobacterium sp. SYP-B4668:
- a CDS encoding SurA N-terminal domain-containing protein, with protein sequence MTFLRNRAGLIVTVIGIAIVAFLLGDVVRTGAPFWASNQNQVGSINGETISYNDFNAQVDQTSAMFQQQMGGGSLTPQMKNYAVQQVWNQFVTKEILKQEVEKIGLTVGKDELNTLVSGPNPSYQIVQAFTNPQTGQFDKAQLNMFIGQLSSAGTPEMHQQWEMLLESVRDERIGTKYTNLVNNSLFVTSLEANDDYLQRNKLANFKYVLLDYSSIKDADVKLTDADYKEYYDENKNAFKNPEESRSIEYVVVDGRPTQKDTVATLSAIEKLKADLIASTNDSLFASINSDTKYPYTYLKKGQVSPALDSVLFTAAVGTTVGPYLSNGAYEIAKIKDATFSPDSVKASHILLNPTAEGGIDKAKAKADSIKSLLVKGESFAPLAIQFSQDQGSKVNGGELGTFARGRMVPEFDKAVFEGKTGDVLVVNTQFGVHIIKIENQIGNSKVVKAAIVDKAITSGKETIDAAYAKANNFFTAINKDNFKEQAAKQGLKEATAKRVLAMDNTLDGNEVPRELIRWAFEAKKGEVADKVYETDHTFVVARLVDIQPKGSLPLESVKADIETPVRNLVKARQLKEKAEAAVKGASSIDQVGQKLGKAPIQVENVVLANPVIPGVALENAVVGTVFGLQPNKPSAAIKGNQGVYVVQVNGFVNPKNQIDSEVKAQQKQLMASKAQRAWNSIFKALQDKAKIDDNRIRFF encoded by the coding sequence ATGACCTTTTTGCGAAACCGTGCGGGTTTGATCGTAACCGTTATCGGTATTGCAATTGTTGCGTTTTTGTTAGGAGACGTTGTTCGTACTGGAGCACCTTTTTGGGCCAGTAACCAGAATCAAGTCGGAAGCATCAATGGAGAAACAATCAGCTACAATGATTTTAATGCGCAAGTCGACCAGACTTCTGCGATGTTTCAACAACAGATGGGTGGAGGAAGCCTCACACCTCAAATGAAGAATTATGCCGTTCAGCAGGTATGGAATCAATTCGTTACGAAAGAAATTCTAAAACAGGAAGTTGAAAAAATTGGACTTACTGTCGGTAAAGATGAATTGAATACGTTGGTGAGTGGACCAAACCCATCGTACCAAATCGTACAGGCATTTACAAATCCACAGACAGGTCAATTTGATAAAGCTCAACTTAATATGTTTATCGGACAGCTTTCTAGTGCAGGAACTCCCGAGATGCACCAGCAATGGGAAATGTTATTGGAGAGTGTACGGGATGAGCGTATAGGCACCAAATACACGAATCTAGTTAACAATAGTCTTTTTGTTACTTCCTTGGAAGCGAACGATGACTATCTGCAACGTAATAAATTAGCTAACTTTAAATATGTACTATTAGACTACTCTTCTATCAAAGATGCTGATGTTAAATTGACAGATGCAGACTATAAAGAGTACTATGATGAAAATAAGAATGCTTTCAAAAATCCAGAAGAATCTCGTTCTATTGAATATGTCGTAGTAGATGGCCGCCCTACCCAAAAGGATACAGTAGCGACATTGAGTGCTATTGAAAAACTGAAAGCAGATTTGATCGCGTCTACAAATGACTCCTTGTTTGCAAGTATAAACTCGGACACAAAATATCCATACACTTATCTTAAAAAAGGACAAGTGAGTCCTGCACTAGACTCTGTTCTATTTACAGCTGCTGTTGGTACCACTGTAGGCCCTTATCTATCCAATGGGGCATATGAGATTGCGAAAATCAAAGATGCTACATTTAGTCCTGATTCGGTCAAAGCTAGTCACATCTTACTTAACCCAACCGCTGAAGGTGGTATCGATAAAGCTAAGGCAAAGGCAGACTCGATCAAGAGCTTACTTGTAAAAGGTGAGTCATTCGCTCCATTGGCTATACAATTCAGCCAAGATCAAGGCAGTAAGGTCAATGGTGGTGAGTTAGGTACGTTTGCCCGTGGCCGCATGGTTCCTGAATTTGACAAGGCTGTATTTGAAGGAAAAACTGGAGATGTGCTTGTAGTTAACACACAATTTGGGGTTCATATTATTAAGATTGAAAATCAAATCGGCAATTCGAAAGTCGTAAAAGCAGCTATCGTCGATAAAGCGATTACGAGTGGAAAGGAAACAATCGATGCCGCCTATGCAAAGGCCAACAACTTTTTCACAGCAATCAATAAAGATAATTTCAAGGAGCAGGCTGCTAAACAAGGGCTGAAAGAGGCTACTGCTAAGCGTGTGCTGGCAATGGACAACACATTGGACGGCAATGAAGTACCTCGCGAATTGATTAGATGGGCATTTGAGGCTAAAAAAGGAGAAGTTGCAGATAAAGTTTACGAGACGGACCATACATTTGTAGTAGCTCGCTTGGTGGATATCCAACCAAAAGGTTCTCTTCCTTTGGAATCTGTTAAAGCAGATATCGAAACTCCCGTGCGGAACCTTGTGAAAGCTAGACAACTGAAAGAAAAGGCTGAAGCAGCTGTTAAAGGGGCTTCTTCCATCGACCAAGTTGGACAAAAATTAGGAAAAGCTCCTATCCAAGTTGAAAATGTAGTATTGGCAAATCCAGTAATTCCAGGTGTTGCATTAGAAAATGCTGTAGTGGGTACTGTATTTGGACTTCAGCCTAATAAGCCATCTGCTGCAATCAAAGGAAATCAAGGGGTGTATGTTGTTCAAGTCAACGGTTTTGTTAATCCTAAAAACCAAATTGACAGTGAAGTGAAAGCACAACAAAAACAACTAATGGCTTCAAAAGCACAACGTGCTTGGAATTCAATCTTCAAAGCACTTCAAGACAAGGCAAAGATTGATGACAATCGCATTAGATTCTTTTAA
- the lptC gene encoding LPS export ABC transporter periplasmic protein LptC: MFINVWFIKKFIPLSLFIWLGVILLGSCEPDLREVDRIANMKKGEAVDISYGVTLTYSDSAVVKAVMTSPEMRVLHDSTQNYEFPKGVLIVFYDEAGKESHRIVSDYAIQREKEKTTTFRKNVVVTAINGDIVKTEELIYDENSDTFYNHTLITAYSKNDNLQGSSFTSDGNFKNINIENATALYHVQSGTAFPNFGN, encoded by the coding sequence ATGTTTATCAACGTTTGGTTCATAAAAAAATTTATACCCCTATCCTTATTCATCTGGTTAGGGGTTATCTTATTGGGATCTTGTGAGCCGGATTTAAGAGAAGTTGACAGGATTGCGAATATGAAGAAGGGTGAAGCTGTGGATATTTCCTACGGAGTGACCCTAACTTACAGTGATTCGGCAGTGGTAAAGGCTGTAATGACGAGCCCGGAGATGAGGGTCCTGCATGATAGTACACAAAACTATGAGTTCCCAAAAGGGGTGCTGATTGTATTCTACGATGAGGCCGGAAAGGAAAGCCACCGAATTGTCTCGGATTATGCCATCCAACGGGAGAAAGAAAAAACGACTACTTTCCGTAAAAATGTAGTCGTCACCGCTATAAATGGAGATATCGTAAAAACGGAAGAGTTGATCTATGATGAAAACTCAGATACGTTTTACAATCATACGCTAATCACGGCCTACTCCAAAAACGACAACCTGCAAGGATCATCTTTTACATCTGATGGTAACTTTAAAAACATCAATATTGAGAATGCTACTGCGCTATACCACGTTCAAAGTGGCACTGCATTCCCTAATTTTGGAAATTAA